One part of the Immundisolibacter sp. genome encodes these proteins:
- a CDS encoding YbaB/EbfC family nucleoid-associated protein: MKGNMNQLMQQAQRMQEAMQKAQQALAGIEVSGAAGGGLVTVTISCNHQVRRVSIDPGLLGDDRDMLEDLVAAAVNDALRKVEQATQEHMNSALGGMKLPGMNLPF; the protein is encoded by the coding sequence ATGAAAGGCAACATGAATCAGCTCATGCAACAGGCCCAACGCATGCAGGAGGCCATGCAAAAGGCGCAGCAGGCGCTGGCGGGCATCGAAGTCAGCGGCGCCGCCGGCGGCGGGCTGGTCACCGTGACCATCAGCTGCAACCACCAGGTGCGGCGGGTCAGCATCGACCCCGGCCTGCTCGGCGACGATCGCGACATGCTCGAAGACCTGGTCGCTGCCGCCGTCAACGACGCCCTGCGCAAGGTCGAACAGGCCACGCAGGAACACATGAACAGCGCGCTGGGCGGCATGAAGCTGCCCGGCATGAACCTGCCGTTCTGA
- the dnaX gene encoding DNA polymerase III subunit gamma/tau: MRLVSYQALARKWRPRRFADMVGQEHVRRALTNALASDRLHHAYLFTGTRGVGKTTVARLFAKALNCEQGVSVEPCGQCAACTAIDAGRFMDMIEVDAASRTGVDDTRDLLENVQYAPTQGRYKVYLIDEVHMFSKSSFNALLKTLEEPPPHIKFLLATTDPQKIPATILSRCLQFNLRALTPEQVGGQLTRVLLAEQIAPDAAAVELLARAAAGSMRDALSLLDQALAHGGGELHADAVRAMLGTLDRSHAVRLLNALADGDGPALLAALAETNAQAADPAAVLDDLLRLLHQVALCQAVPGASLAADADPAVVDALAHRIAAEDVQLYYQMALIGRRDLPLAPDPASGLEMLLLRLLVFRPDGGEDAPTRRPEPQKAAPAAPPASRPAPVSTAPATTVRTSGAAERPTARPVPAASAAIEPPRQPAAPTTARQPTAALDDWATLAAQLGLRGAANQLAQHCALLQRRDNHFELAVDARSRGLLTPATRQALTEALSGLIGQPARVDFSDQAAAADTPAQQSARAAAERQAQARSTLESNPLVRGLMDTLDARIIDGSEAAAD, translated from the coding sequence GTGCGTCTTGTGAGCTACCAGGCGCTCGCCCGCAAGTGGCGGCCGCGCCGCTTCGCCGACATGGTCGGTCAGGAGCACGTGCGCCGCGCCCTGACCAATGCCCTGGCCAGCGATCGCCTGCACCACGCGTATCTGTTCACCGGCACCCGGGGCGTCGGCAAGACCACCGTCGCCCGCCTGTTCGCCAAGGCGCTGAACTGCGAGCAGGGCGTCAGCGTCGAGCCCTGCGGCCAGTGCGCGGCCTGCACCGCCATCGACGCCGGGCGCTTCATGGACATGATCGAGGTCGATGCCGCCTCGCGCACGGGCGTCGACGACACCCGCGACCTGCTCGAAAACGTCCAGTACGCGCCCACGCAGGGCCGCTACAAGGTGTACCTCATCGACGAGGTGCACATGTTCTCCAAGAGCAGCTTCAACGCGCTGCTCAAGACCCTTGAAGAACCGCCGCCGCACATCAAGTTCCTGCTGGCCACCACCGACCCGCAGAAGATTCCGGCCACCATCCTGTCGCGCTGCCTGCAGTTCAACCTGCGCGCGTTGACGCCGGAGCAGGTCGGCGGACAACTGACACGCGTGCTGCTGGCCGAGCAGATCGCGCCGGATGCGGCCGCCGTGGAACTGCTGGCACGCGCCGCGGCCGGCAGCATGCGCGACGCGCTGAGCCTGCTCGACCAGGCGCTGGCGCACGGCGGCGGCGAACTGCATGCCGATGCGGTGCGCGCCATGCTGGGCACGCTGGACCGCAGCCATGCCGTGCGGCTGCTGAACGCCCTGGCCGATGGCGACGGCCCGGCCCTGCTGGCGGCGCTGGCCGAAACCAACGCCCAGGCCGCCGACCCGGCCGCCGTGCTGGACGACCTGCTGCGCCTGCTGCACCAGGTGGCGCTGTGCCAGGCGGTACCGGGCGCCAGTCTGGCCGCCGATGCCGACCCGGCGGTGGTCGATGCACTCGCCCATCGCATCGCCGCCGAGGACGTGCAGCTCTACTACCAGATGGCGCTGATCGGCCGCCGCGACCTGCCGCTGGCGCCGGACCCGGCCAGCGGCCTTGAAATGCTGCTGCTGCGCCTGCTGGTGTTCCGCCCGGACGGCGGCGAGGACGCGCCCACGCGGCGGCCGGAACCGCAAAAGGCCGCCCCGGCAGCGCCGCCGGCAAGCCGCCCCGCGCCGGTGTCGACGGCTCCAGCGACGACGGTCCGGACATCGGGAGCGGCTGAAAGACCAACCGCCAGGCCCGTACCGGCGGCGTCAGCGGCCATCGAGCCGCCCCGGCAACCGGCAGCGCCAACGACCGCGCGGCAGCCGACCGCAGCCCTCGACGACTGGGCCACACTCGCCGCGCAGCTCGGCCTGCGCGGGGCTGCCAATCAATTGGCACAACACTGCGCGCTGCTGCAACGTCGGGACAACCATTTCGAGCTGGCAGTGGACGCCCGCAGCCGGGGCCTGCTCACGCCGGCGACCCGGCAAGCGTTGACCGAAGCCCTGTCGGGCCTGATCGGTCAGCCGGCACGGGTGGACTTCAGCGACCAGGCCGCCGCGGCCGACACGCCGGCGCAGCAATCGGCCCGCGCCGCGGCCGAGCGCCAGGCGCAGGCTCGCAGCACATTGGAAAGCAACCCGCTGGTGCGCGGCCTGATGGACACACTCGATGCGCGCATCATCGACGGCTCTGAAGCAGCGGCCGATTAG
- the rpsD gene encoding 30S ribosomal protein S4: protein MARYTGPRLRVVRRFQQQLPGLTRKTDGVRANPPGQHGARRGRPSDYRLRLDEKQKLVYNYGLGERQLRNYFKAAASRKGDTGKNLLALLESRLDNVVFRLGFAPTIPAARQVVKHGHITVNGRRVDIPSYPLRPGDVIGVHEGSRQHPVIVETLQSPSLSLPEYLDMDASTMTGTFRHMPERADIPLEVQENFVVEYYSRVS from the coding sequence ATGGCACGGTATACCGGTCCCCGGCTCAGGGTTGTACGGCGTTTTCAGCAGCAGCTGCCGGGTCTTACCCGCAAGACCGACGGCGTGCGCGCCAACCCGCCCGGCCAGCACGGCGCCCGCCGCGGCCGGCCCAGCGACTATCGCCTGCGCCTGGATGAGAAGCAGAAGCTGGTCTACAACTACGGCCTTGGCGAGCGTCAGCTTCGCAATTACTTCAAGGCCGCCGCCAGCCGCAAGGGCGACACCGGCAAAAACCTGCTGGCGCTGCTCGAATCGCGCCTGGACAACGTGGTGTTCCGCCTCGGCTTCGCGCCGACCATCCCGGCCGCCCGCCAGGTGGTAAAGCACGGCCACATCACGGTCAACGGCCGGCGCGTGGACATTCCGAGCTACCCGCTGCGTCCCGGTGACGTGATCGGCGTGCACGAAGGCAGCCGCCAGCATCCGGTGATCGTGGAGACCCTGCAGTCGCCGTCGCTGAGCCTGCCCGAGTACCTGGACATGGACGCCAGCACGATGACCGGCACCTTCCGGCACATGCCCGAACGCGCCGACATCCCGCTCGAGGTGCAGGAAAACTTCGTCGTCGAGTACTACTCGCGCGTGAGTTGA
- the scpB gene encoding SMC-Scp complex subunit ScpB, which produces MDLLRVIEAALLVASEPLDVERLQRLLPQGQTATRADITRAIDQLTLECADRALELVHTASGYRYQVRAVHAAAVAPLLAERAPRYSRAVLETLAIIAYRQPVTRADIEDIRGVTLGSGMIKSLLDRGWVRVLGHREVPGRPAVFGTTKAFLDYFGLRSLSQLPALADLANPDDERVGDLQLSMLPPEAADHAN; this is translated from the coding sequence ATGGACCTGCTGCGCGTCATCGAGGCGGCCCTGCTGGTGGCCAGCGAGCCGCTGGACGTGGAGCGCCTGCAGCGCCTGCTGCCGCAAGGCCAGACGGCAACCCGCGCCGACATCACCCGCGCCATCGACCAGCTAACCCTGGAGTGCGCGGACCGTGCGCTGGAGTTGGTGCACACCGCCAGCGGCTACCGCTACCAGGTGCGCGCCGTGCATGCCGCGGCGGTGGCGCCGCTGCTGGCCGAACGGGCGCCGCGCTACTCGCGCGCGGTGCTCGAGACGCTTGCCATCATCGCCTACCGCCAGCCGGTGACGCGCGCCGATATCGAGGACATCCGCGGCGTCACGCTGGGCAGCGGCATGATCAAATCCTTGCTCGACCGCGGCTGGGTGCGCGTGCTCGGCCACCGCGAGGTACCGGGCCGGCCGGCCGTGTTTGGCACCACCAAGGCCTTCTTGGACTACTTCGGCCTGCGCAGCCTCAGCCAACTGCCGGCGCTGGCGGACCTGGCCAACCCCGACGATGAGCGGGTGGGCGATCTGCAACTGTCAATGCTGCCGCCGGAGGCGGCCGACCATGCCAACTGA
- a CDS encoding ScpA family protein, whose protein sequence is MHGERLTRLPEDLYIPPDALEVFLDAFEGPLDFLLWLIRRQNLDILDIPVAEVAAQYMAYVDLMRDLRLELAADYLVMAAVLTEIKSRMLLPRPAGDTEEDDPRAALVRRLQDYARFRHASEALALRPQFGRDVLPLSVALPELDQPAPEAQVSLAELLGAMTEVLARGALKVHHHVRREPLSVRERMSLILQRLTAGEFTPLLSLLQPAEGRAGVVVSFLAILELVRERLIELGQAEAFGPIYLRPAA, encoded by the coding sequence GTGCACGGCGAGCGCCTGACGCGCCTGCCGGAAGACCTCTACATCCCTCCGGACGCGCTGGAGGTGTTCCTGGATGCCTTCGAGGGGCCGCTCGATTTCCTGCTGTGGCTGATCCGGCGCCAGAACCTGGACATCCTGGACATCCCGGTGGCCGAAGTGGCGGCGCAGTACATGGCCTACGTCGACCTGATGCGCGACCTGCGCCTGGAGCTGGCGGCCGATTACCTGGTCATGGCGGCGGTGCTGACGGAAATCAAATCGCGCATGCTGCTGCCGCGCCCGGCCGGCGACACCGAAGAGGACGACCCGCGCGCGGCGCTGGTGCGCCGCCTGCAGGACTACGCACGCTTTCGTCATGCCAGCGAGGCACTGGCGCTGCGACCGCAGTTCGGCCGCGATGTGCTGCCGCTCTCGGTGGCGCTGCCGGAGCTGGACCAGCCGGCGCCGGAGGCGCAGGTCAGCCTTGCCGAGCTGCTCGGCGCGATGACCGAAGTGCTGGCCCGCGGCGCGCTCAAGGTGCACCACCACGTGCGCCGCGAGCCGCTGTCGGTGCGCGAGCGCATGAGCCTGATTTTGCAGCGCCTGACGGCCGGTGAGTTCACGCCCCTGCTGTCGCTGCTGCAGCCGGCCGAGGGCCGCGCCGGGGTGGTGGTGAGCTTCCTGGCCATCCTGGAACTGGTGCGCGAACGCCTGATCGAGCTTGGCCAGGCCGAGGCCTTCGGACCGATCTACCTGCGCCCGGCCGCCTGA
- a CDS encoding tryptophan--tRNA ligase — protein MNTVAAPHDRVLSGMRPTGRLHLGHYHGVLKNWVRLQHQHRCFFFAADWHALTTDYEHPQQVAEHTQDMIVDWLAAGVDPGSAVLFVQSRVPEHAELHLLLSMITPLGWLERVPTYKDQQEQLRDKDLATYGFLGYPLLQGADILAYKATLVPVGEDQVAHLELTREVARRFNHLYGREVDFESRVQAALRKLGRKQAQLYEDNRRAYQERGDQEALAVAQALIRGQANISLGDRERLLGNLEGSGIIVLPEPQPLLTATARMPGLDGRKMSKSYGNAIGLREDPDAVAQKLRTMPTDPARVRRSDPGDPEKCPVWSLHQVYSDDAQRAWVQEGCRSAAIGCLDCKKPLIDAVQAELSLFRERARPFEDDPGLVREIIAGGCEQAREHARETLDEVRQVMGLGYR, from the coding sequence TTGAACACTGTGGCCGCGCCTCATGATCGCGTCCTGTCCGGCATGCGCCCGACCGGGCGCCTGCACCTGGGTCACTACCACGGGGTGCTGAAGAACTGGGTGCGCCTGCAGCACCAGCACCGCTGCTTTTTCTTCGCCGCCGACTGGCACGCGCTGACCACCGACTACGAACACCCGCAGCAGGTCGCCGAGCACACGCAGGACATGATCGTCGACTGGCTGGCGGCCGGCGTCGATCCGGGCAGCGCGGTGCTGTTCGTGCAGTCGCGGGTGCCGGAGCACGCCGAACTGCACCTGCTGCTGTCGATGATCACGCCGCTGGGCTGGCTCGAACGGGTGCCCACCTACAAGGATCAGCAGGAACAGCTGCGGGACAAGGATCTGGCCACCTATGGCTTTCTTGGCTACCCGCTGCTGCAGGGCGCCGACATCCTGGCCTACAAGGCGACCCTGGTGCCGGTGGGCGAGGACCAGGTGGCGCATCTGGAACTGACGCGCGAGGTGGCGCGGCGCTTCAACCATCTTTATGGGCGCGAGGTGGATTTCGAGAGCCGCGTGCAGGCAGCGCTGCGCAAGCTCGGCCGCAAACAGGCCCAGCTTTACGAGGACAACCGCCGCGCCTATCAGGAACGCGGCGACCAGGAAGCGCTGGCCGTGGCGCAGGCGCTGATCCGTGGCCAGGCCAACATCAGCCTTGGCGATCGCGAGCGGCTGCTGGGCAACCTGGAAGGCAGCGGCATCATCGTGCTGCCCGAGCCGCAGCCGCTGCTGACCGCAACTGCCCGCATGCCGGGCCTGGACGGGCGCAAGATGTCCAAGTCCTACGGCAACGCCATCGGCTTGCGCGAGGATCCGGACGCGGTGGCGCAAAAACTGCGCACCATGCCCACCGACCCGGCGCGCGTGCGCCGCAGCGACCCCGGCGATCCTGAAAAGTGCCCGGTCTGGAGCCTGCATCAGGTCTACTCGGACGATGCACAGCGCGCCTGGGTACAGGAAGGTTGCCGCAGCGCCGCTATCGGCTGTCTAGACTGCAAGAAGCCGCTGATCGATGCGGTGCAAGCCGAGCTTTCGTTGTTTCGCGAACGTGCGCGGCCGTTCGAGGACGACCCCGGCCTGGTGCGCGAGATCATCGCTGGCGGCTGCGAGCAGGCCCGCGAGCACGCTCGCGAGACCCTGGACGAGGTGCGCCAGGTCATGGGGCTGGGCTACCGCTGA
- a CDS encoding site-2 protease family protein, which produces MLDFSLPQKIAIWALPVLFAITVHEVAHGYVARRLGDRTAQMLGRLTLNPLRHIDPIGTVLVPLVMLLLPGGFLFGWAKPVPVDYRNLGNPKRDMAIVAAAGPLSNLVMAIGWVLLLRLSVAFLNTLPWAAQPLFFMAQAGVAINLILMVLNLVPVPPLDGGRVLTGILPNRQAARFAALEPYGLMIVLALLMTGVLGRLLQPAIGLLNEILLTLVGLGGSA; this is translated from the coding sequence ATGCTCGATTTCTCCCTGCCGCAAAAAATCGCCATCTGGGCCCTGCCGGTCCTGTTCGCCATCACCGTGCACGAGGTGGCGCATGGCTACGTCGCGCGGCGCCTGGGCGACCGCACGGCGCAGATGCTGGGCCGCCTGACGCTGAATCCGCTCCGGCACATCGACCCGATCGGTACCGTGCTGGTGCCGCTGGTCATGCTGCTGCTGCCCGGCGGCTTCCTGTTCGGTTGGGCCAAGCCGGTGCCGGTCGACTACCGCAATCTTGGCAACCCCAAGCGGGACATGGCCATCGTGGCGGCGGCCGGCCCCCTGTCGAACCTGGTCATGGCCATCGGCTGGGTGCTGCTGCTGCGCCTGTCGGTGGCGTTTTTGAACACGCTGCCGTGGGCGGCGCAGCCGCTGTTTTTCATGGCCCAGGCCGGCGTCGCCATCAACCTGATCCTGATGGTGCTGAACCTGGTGCCGGTACCGCCACTGGACGGCGGGCGGGTGCTGACCGGTATCCTGCCCAATCGGCAGGCAGCTCGCTTCGCGGCCCTGGAACCCTACGGGCTGATGATCGTGCTGGCGCTGCTGATGACCGGGGTGCTCGGCCGGCTGTTGCAGCCGGCCATCGGCCTGCTCAACGAAATACTATTGACACTGGTTGGCCTGGGAGGGTCTGCTTGA
- a CDS encoding crotonase/enoyl-CoA hydratase family protein, with protein sequence MSYQHVSFEVAERVATLTFNQPATRNAISDEGMIDEIVSVLSAIPTRPDISVLIVTGAGEAFSSGGNVKKMQAKDGIFAGSAMDIQQSYRLGIQRIPLALYELEVPVIAAVNGAAVGAGFDVAMMCDLRLASTTARFGETFLNLGIIPGDGGAWFLPRALGHQRAAELTFTGRLVDADEALRLGIVLEVLPPADLMARARQLAAQIAGKPPQALRLAKRLLRAGQAMDLKHFLDYSAALQAACHGTDDHAEALAAFFEKRPGHYQGR encoded by the coding sequence ATGAGCTACCAGCACGTCAGTTTCGAGGTTGCCGAGCGCGTCGCCACCCTCACCTTCAACCAGCCGGCCACGCGCAACGCCATCAGCGACGAGGGCATGATCGACGAGATCGTGTCGGTGCTGTCGGCCATCCCGACCCGGCCGGACATCTCGGTGCTGATCGTGACCGGCGCTGGCGAGGCCTTCTCGTCGGGCGGCAACGTCAAGAAGATGCAGGCCAAGGACGGCATCTTCGCCGGCAGCGCCATGGACATCCAGCAGTCCTATCGCCTGGGCATCCAGCGCATTCCGCTGGCGCTGTACGAACTCGAAGTGCCGGTGATCGCCGCCGTGAACGGCGCGGCGGTCGGCGCGGGCTTCGACGTCGCCATGATGTGCGACCTGCGCCTGGCATCGACCACGGCGCGCTTTGGCGAGACCTTTCTGAACCTGGGCATCATTCCGGGCGACGGCGGGGCGTGGTTCCTGCCGCGCGCGCTCGGCCACCAGCGGGCGGCGGAACTGACCTTCACCGGCCGCCTGGTGGATGCCGACGAGGCGCTGCGCCTGGGCATCGTGCTCGAAGTGCTGCCGCCGGCCGACCTGATGGCGCGGGCCCGGCAACTGGCCGCGCAGATCGCCGGCAAGCCGCCGCAGGCGCTGCGCCTGGCCAAGCGCCTGCTGCGCGCCGGCCAGGCCATGGACCTGAAACACTTCCTGGATTACAGCGCGGCGCTGCAGGCGGCCTGCCACGGCACCGACGATCACGCCGAGGCGCTGGCGGCCTTCTTCGAGAAGCGTCCCGGCCACTACCAGGGCCGCTGA
- a CDS encoding acyl-CoA dehydrogenase family protein translates to MSDTHGGTFLDPAQAPGATFTPEHFSAEDQALFDTARRFCDEQVWPRLADIEAKTPGVLAGLMQQASELGLTMLDLPEQYGGLDLPLPVSMRVLESTGREQSFMLTLMVQNGIGSLPVALFGTDAQKAAWLPGFASGELRGCYCLTEPGSGSDALAARTTAVLDGNDWRLTGTKQFITNAGIADVGFVFAKVQGEVDGASGFTCFIVPFDAPGVSLGAEEHKLGMHGSSTCQVILQDARIPREHVLGQIGRGHVIAFNILNNGRYKLGGTALGSAKCALDAALDYAVGRKQFGQRIADFGMIRRKIGQAAADIYAVESAIYRAGGAIDALTNAGGRSSEAKLAALQDFALECSIAKIAGSELLGRVADESLQMFGGYGFLEEYPAAKYLRDARIARIYEGTNEINRIVMPRTLLKKLGAGELGLTGSAGDDLLASLKLAHARCFSAALEKHGSGKGFDVDQELMAHLADMMTAIYLAESTALRVAYHPHRQPVHEDVAQLVLAQAAAQVAQLAAEAATHLGIATPTVTRPAADVMALRQRIAAHVVDAGRCTL, encoded by the coding sequence ATGAGTGACACACACGGCGGCACCTTCCTGGACCCGGCGCAGGCGCCGGGCGCGACCTTCACGCCCGAGCACTTCAGCGCCGAGGATCAGGCGCTGTTCGATACCGCCCGGCGCTTTTGCGACGAGCAGGTGTGGCCCAGGCTGGCCGACATCGAGGCCAAGACGCCCGGCGTGCTGGCGGGCCTGATGCAGCAGGCGTCCGAACTTGGCCTGACCATGCTCGACCTGCCCGAGCAGTACGGTGGCCTCGACCTGCCGCTGCCGGTGTCGATGCGGGTGCTCGAGAGCACCGGCCGCGAGCAGTCCTTCATGCTGACGCTGATGGTGCAAAACGGCATCGGCTCACTGCCGGTGGCGCTGTTCGGAACGGACGCGCAAAAGGCTGCCTGGCTGCCCGGCTTCGCCAGCGGCGAACTTCGCGGCTGCTACTGCCTGACCGAGCCGGGCTCCGGCTCCGACGCACTGGCCGCGCGCACCACGGCCGTGCTGGACGGCAACGATTGGCGCCTGACCGGCACCAAGCAGTTCATCACCAACGCCGGCATCGCCGACGTCGGCTTCGTGTTCGCCAAGGTGCAGGGCGAGGTGGACGGCGCCAGCGGCTTCACCTGCTTCATCGTGCCTTTCGACGCGCCGGGCGTGAGCCTGGGCGCCGAGGAACACAAGCTCGGCATGCACGGCTCATCCACGTGCCAGGTCATCCTGCAGGACGCGCGCATCCCGCGCGAGCACGTGCTGGGGCAGATCGGCCGCGGGCATGTGATCGCCTTCAACATCCTGAACAACGGCCGCTACAAGCTGGGCGGCACGGCGCTGGGCAGCGCCAAGTGCGCGCTCGACGCGGCGCTCGACTACGCCGTCGGGCGCAAGCAGTTCGGCCAGCGCATCGCCGACTTCGGCATGATCCGGCGCAAGATCGGCCAGGCGGCGGCCGACATCTACGCCGTCGAGAGCGCCATCTACCGCGCCGGCGGCGCCATCGACGCGCTGACCAACGCCGGCGGGCGCAGCAGCGAGGCCAAGCTGGCGGCGCTGCAGGATTTCGCACTGGAATGCTCGATCGCCAAGATCGCCGGCTCGGAACTGCTGGGCCGGGTGGCCGACGAGTCGCTGCAGATGTTCGGCGGCTACGGCTTTCTGGAGGAATACCCGGCGGCCAAGTACCTGCGCGACGCGCGCATCGCCCGCATCTACGAGGGCACCAACGAGATCAACCGCATCGTCATGCCGCGCACGCTGCTGAAAAAGCTCGGTGCCGGCGAACTGGGCCTGACCGGCAGCGCCGGGGACGACCTATTGGCCAGTCTGAAACTGGCCCATGCCCGCTGTTTCAGCGCGGCCCTGGAAAAACACGGCAGCGGCAAGGGCTTCGATGTAGACCAGGAACTGATGGCGCACCTGGCCGACATGATGACGGCCATCTATCTGGCCGAGTCGACCGCGCTGCGCGTGGCCTACCACCCACACCGCCAGCCGGTGCACGAGGACGTGGCGCAGCTGGTGCTGGCGCAGGCCGCCGCGCAGGTGGCGCAACTGGCCGCCGAGGCGGCCACGCACCTTGGCATCGCCACCCCCACCGTGACCCGGCCGGCCGCCGACGTGATGGCGCTGCGCCAGCGCATTGCTGCGCACGTGGTCGACGCCGGCCGCTGCACGCTGTAA
- a CDS encoding SDR family NAD(P)-dependent oxidoreductase has translation MQFEGIRAVVTGGASGLGLATAGRVIAAGGQALLLDVNADAGAAAVAALGPRACFRAVDVTDGAALEAALDDGLATLGGLDLAVSCAGVVGAGLTLGKTGPMPLEQFARTIGINLIGTFNLVRLAAVRMQGNAPRADGERGVIVNTASVAAFDGQIGQAAYSASKGGVVGMTLPLAREFARHGIRVMSIAPGLFRTPMLESLPESVQQSLGASVPFPPRLGDPAEYAALVQAIVENVLLNGETIRLDGAIRLAPK, from the coding sequence ATGCAATTCGAAGGTATTCGTGCCGTCGTCACCGGCGGCGCATCCGGTTTGGGTCTGGCCACGGCCGGACGGGTGATCGCGGCCGGTGGGCAGGCCTTGCTGCTGGATGTGAATGCCGACGCCGGCGCCGCGGCCGTCGCGGCACTCGGCCCGCGGGCATGCTTCCGCGCCGTCGACGTGACCGACGGCGCGGCGCTGGAAGCGGCGCTCGACGACGGCCTCGCGACGCTGGGCGGGCTCGATCTGGCGGTCAGCTGCGCCGGGGTGGTCGGCGCCGGGCTGACGCTGGGCAAGACCGGCCCCATGCCGCTGGAGCAGTTCGCGCGCACCATCGGCATCAACCTGATCGGCACCTTCAACCTGGTGCGCCTGGCCGCCGTGCGCATGCAGGGCAACGCGCCGCGCGCCGACGGCGAACGCGGCGTGATCGTCAACACCGCCTCGGTGGCCGCCTTCGACGGCCAGATCGGCCAGGCCGCGTATTCGGCATCCAAGGGCGGCGTGGTCGGCATGACGCTGCCGCTGGCGCGTGAGTTCGCCCGCCACGGCATCCGCGTGATGAGCATCGCGCCGGGGCTGTTTCGGACCCCGATGCTAGAATCGCTGCCCGAATCCGTGCAGCAGAGCCTGGGCGCCAGCGTGCCGTTTCCGCCGCGCCTGGGCGATCCGGCCGAGTACGCGGCGCTGGTGCAGGCCATCGTCGAGAACGTGCTGCTGAACGGCGAGACCATCCGCCTGGACGGCGCCATCCGGCTGGCGCCGAAGTGA
- a CDS encoding aromatic-ring-hydroxylating dioxygenase subunit beta, with amino-acid sequence MSTETAPRVVEDALYRRLCDFYYDEADLLSQRQYVKWFALLAEDIHYRVGFPEFYEHGTRRQVGIGNPYFDDNHVSLKVRTNLLGNPTTTTAENPPSIYNYFVTNIRARRATDEADAIDVDSRLLIYRVRASEPVPFILGARRKDRLRIAGDGFRIARRDAAIDQSIIQSPNLSFLL; translated from the coding sequence GTGAGCACCGAGACCGCCCCGCGCGTCGTTGAAGACGCGCTCTACCGCCGCCTGTGCGACTTCTATTACGACGAAGCCGACCTGCTGTCGCAGCGTCAGTATGTGAAATGGTTCGCCCTGCTGGCCGAGGACATCCACTACCGCGTCGGCTTCCCGGAGTTCTACGAGCACGGCACCCGGCGCCAGGTCGGCATCGGCAATCCCTACTTCGACGACAACCACGTCAGCCTGAAAGTGCGCACCAACCTGCTGGGCAACCCGACCACTACCACGGCCGAGAACCCGCCCAGCATCTACAACTACTTCGTCACCAACATCCGCGCCCGCCGGGCAACCGACGAGGCGGACGCGATCGACGTCGACAGTCGCCTGCTGATCTACCGCGTGCGTGCCAGTGAACCGGTGCCGTTCATCCTGGGCGCCCGGCGCAAGGACCGGCTGCGCATCGCGGGCGACGGCTTTCGGATCGCCCGGCGCGATGCCGCCATCGACCAGTCCATCATCCAGTCGCCGAACCTGAGCTTCCTGCTCTGA